The sequence below is a genomic window from Kitasatospora kifunensis.
ACCTGATGCACGATGCATCCTTCGTGACTGCGGTCTCATCTGGGACCGGCGACGTGGCGAAGGTCAAGCATCGGTTCAGTGAGATCGACCGGATTTTTCAGGAGACCCTGGATGCTTGAGCAGATCGGCATCACCAACTTCAAGGCGTTCGCCCAGCAGGAGCTTGTCCTCTCGCCTTTCACTCTGCTCACCGGCCTTAACTCCTCGGGTAAGAGTACTGTCCTCCAGGCTCTCGCCCTGCTGCGTCAGTCCTACGACGCCGGCCTGCTCGATCCGGGCGTGGATGGTGGCCTCCTCCTCAACGGCGAGTTCGTGGAACTCGGTACCGGCCAGGACGTCCGCCATGAGGCGTTTCTGGACGAAGAGCCGGACATCGGCATTGTGGTGACTCGGGAGGGCGAGCCCTACCGGTGGATGGCTACCTATGGCAGAGAGGACGACCTGCTTGCCATGCGAGAGCTCCCGGTCGGCCTGACCTCGCACCTGGCGGAGGATCTCCCGGAGCTCTTCGGTCGAGGCTTCCAGTACCTCAAGGCCGACCGGCTCGCCCCCGCCACCATCTACCCCCGTTCGCACCACGCGGTGGAACGGCGCGGGTTCCTTGGCGCACGAGGCGAACACACCGTCAACTTCCTGCGAGTCAACCAGGATCTTCCGATCGCCAACAGTGCCGTTGCTCGCGCCGAGATTCCCTCGCGAACTCTCCTCGCCCAGACCGAGGCCTGGTTGCAACGGCTGTGCCCTGGTATCAACCTCGAAGCCATCGGCATCGACGGCACTGACAACGTCCGTCTCAGTTACGGCTTCGGCTCCGGGATCGGTGCGTCCAACCGCTATCGGCCCACCAACGTCGGCTTCGGTCTCACCTACGCCCTGCCGATCGTGGTCGCCTGCCTGTCCGCCCAGCCGGGCAGTCTGATCCTGCTGGAGAACCCCGAGGCCCATCTTCACCCGCAGGGCCAGACCTGGCTTGCCTACCTCGCCTGTGCCGCCGCGAGCGCCGGTGTGCAGATCATCATGGAGACCCACAGCGATCACGTGCTCAACGGCGTTCGGCTGTCCGTGAAGAACGGAAAACTGCCCAGTACCTCGACGGCGGTGCACTTCTTCCGCCGCGACGGGCTTGGCACCCAGGTGGTGTCACCGCAGATGGGGCCGGACGGGATGCTGTCGGAGTGGCCCAGCGGGTTCTTCGACGAGTGGGAGAACTCCCTCGAACAGCTGCTTGACTGACCAAGCGGCGCCAGCACACCAGCAAAGGGGCGGGAAGTGCCGCTGCTGCTCTTCCTCAACGAACGGTCCTGTGAATCCGGGGCGGACGCCGACGCCGTCGATGCCGCCATGTCGGAGTTCATCCGCGTGCTCAAACACGTGAAGCAGTGGCGGGAGATCGCGCTGGTGACGAGGAGCCCGCTCAAGCTCTCCGAACTCGCGCGAGGCTATTACTACCAGCAGTGGGCGAACCGGAATCCCGACGGGCACCGCTACCTGCTGACGCTGCGTTCGCGGTCGCCGTTCCGGGTTGAACTGATCTCGGTGGTCGACGCCGATGATGTCGAGTACCAGCATGACGGGCTCAGCGTGGAGGGCATCGGCGCTGCACATCTGGTGGACGGGTTGGCCGTCAGTCTGCCGCTGGCACGCCAATGGGCTCAGTCCTGGCTGACGGTGGACATCCGCCGCGTGGTCGAGACGGCTGAAGGTGAGCTGGTTCTGGAAGAGGTACGGGACCAGGTACGTCACTGCTCCTCACGAGGCGAGGCCGACCACCACGAGTCATGGGCCCGGGAGACCGGCCTCGGCGCGATCACCA
It includes:
- a CDS encoding AAA family ATPase yields the protein MLEQIGITNFKAFAQQELVLSPFTLLTGLNSSGKSTVLQALALLRQSYDAGLLDPGVDGGLLLNGEFVELGTGQDVRHEAFLDEEPDIGIVVTREGEPYRWMATYGREDDLLAMRELPVGLTSHLAEDLPELFGRGFQYLKADRLAPATIYPRSHHAVERRGFLGARGEHTVNFLRVNQDLPIANSAVARAEIPSRTLLAQTEAWLQRLCPGINLEAIGIDGTDNVRLSYGFGSGIGASNRYRPTNVGFGLTYALPIVVACLSAQPGSLILLENPEAHLHPQGQTWLAYLACAAASAGVQIIMETHSDHVLNGVRLSVKNGKLPSTSTAVHFFRRDGLGTQVVSPQMGPDGMLSEWPSGFFDEWENSLEQLLD